tttattgtaaatgtaTATTGTATATGTATTGTATATTTGGTTTCGAGTTATGAATGAGTTAGCTCAGTGAAATGTAAATTtggaacaaataaaaaatgcgaaaatgtgacgaataaataatttccaagGAGATAGTAACTTTAAACttcttttaaagaaaaaatatatatttttatttttttgcaaaacgttgataattaaattatgacGTGACGCGGGCAGATCCAAATGAacaacaatataattttattctctactgACGTACATATACCGCGTAACGTGCTaatgaatcattttaaatatcaatcaaagaagtaatattttatcaaatatttccataGAAAGAAAGAATATGATTGAAAGAACAAACTCGGCACCCATTCTTACAATCTAGACCTCTATCGCTTGTTGGATCTTCACGAATTACTTGGATTTTGCCTAAAAGGAAGATTGTTTAAACCTGCAAATGGCGCTATCATTCGTTCAAATAAGAATACTTAAATAGCCTCACGTAATCTGGGATCGATGCCACCTTAGTCTAAAAGTCTTATTCCCCAATTCTTAATGTAACCATTTATTGAATATGAACTACCTATTgccaattttataaataattaccaTCACTCGTATCCATTGGTCAGTTCATTTGAAGTGCATTATCATGTTGCCTCGCCGGGTTATTTCCAGTCAAAAATCTCTGCATAATTGattattataaacatttttttttaagtgataaTAAAAGTTTCCCATAGAAAATTGCCACATTACCTGATGATAATATCCATCAACCGGTCACGTTTTgggtttaaacaatttttgtaacacgTCTGATAATAGTACTTCTGACGTCAGGCGAAGAGAATAAAGCCAAGAACATGGTACTAATTACCGGATACCTGAgagaaaagtattttatttgtaattgtATCAGGTATCTGGTGTAGGTCAAAGTGATCTTACTTGAGCAGTTTTTGGTTAGTGGAAAGTTCCTGCTATGTAACCACCGTTTATTTAAAGTCCTTGCGCGATTTCTTTGTAAAGTAACGAATAAGGGTTTCATCATCTAAGCCTAGATGCCTAGAAGGCCATAGACGTGGAATCACTCACGTCCAccaaaatattcttttcttATGGTAATGAAAGAGCAAGGTCTGAATTGCAACTGAAGACAACATTGTTTGGGTTTTTCCTTCTGTAGTTAAATTTGAcctatttatttgaaacacgttttaggaaaaaaaattattcaaaattgtttataaatgtTGTTGTTAGAAGAAATCGACCCCTATTATCATTAACGCTGGAATGATCGGCCTgttttaattatcaaatacCTTGATCTACAATACATTCAATAATCGAATAATCATTCGAATGTTGTTTTCGAATGCGAATAGAGCTAGTAATAATcgaatcaaaattattttgttattactAAATTGGGTACCATTATACACCAAGTGTTCGAATGCCTCCGTGAGAAAAGCGATGATTTGCTTTACTCCAATCACTCGTAGAACAACcttaaactttcaaaatccACTTTAAGTTTCGAAAGTTGTTGAAAGTTCTTTGGGGGTTGCATGAAGTGGGAATCATTTTCAATCAAATAGCTACGAGGATTCTTTTTCGtgcacaaatttatttttatatcttcGTACATACTTGTCTTTGTTGCTTTGGTTGGGTGTTCAATTAGCAGCAACCccgaatttacaaaataatgtGCTCTTTACAAATGCACTCTGACCCTTTCATAAAAAGAGCGCAACCCCATGCACGGCCTCTCAGACCACTCGATATGAATAATTTGGATTATTTTTGTGGGGTCACTTGAAGTCTCTATGAAACGGTGGTCTAAAATGAAGATCTACAGGATATTTAACTTGTGTTGTGTTGTATGTGCATGTTCAggtttatttggtttttttgaaataattcgcTTCTATATCTACATATGTTAAAGAAAGGGGGGagttttcttaaacaaatattactGTATATATTGTCGGTGTATTATTAgtagtaatatttaatttcgtcgTTTTGGAGGTGGTTAATGtggtacaaaaaaaaataaatttcgaaccAGTTGTTTTTTTAGAATAGCCTCTTTGTGCGAGAGTACTTCTGAAAGTGCCCCTTAGAAATGCGATGGGAACACCTTCGTATTGCCTTGGGCCGGTCAGCAGTAAACATTATTAGACCCAGGGTACGATAGACGGAACTGATAGTAGGTTTCAACTTCACCTTGTATGCATGAAAACtatgcttaaaaaaattcgcGCCTAAAGATTCCTTTCGAGCGTCTTTTCACAAATCAACACTTGAATAcctttaaatcaatttattatttcaaagtaCTCATATAGCACATCGTACATATTGATATTACTGGTATGTACAGTATGTACAGCTTTGAAGGGATGTTAAGAGGTACTTGGGGTTTGTTCCTCGTGTGTTTCTGCGTTCTCGCCGCCGCTGCCGCTTCAGCGCACTACAGGTATCTTACCTGGTATATATATAACTTAGCACTTGGTTCAAGCTGTTTCATTCTAAAGTCTAAGGCCGCGAGGCTCGATTAGCTCGATTCGATATATTAGTTGTCCGCGCTCAATACATCAAAGTCAAAGAAAGTACACAAACCGGCATTCTCGTGTATGTTCATTGGTTGCCATTGGACAATTTTCCTTTATATATGAAAAACTGTGATTATGACCAAAACTGATAGGGAATATTACTGCAGGGTTCCTAGTGCGCGTAGGTGTAACAACCCTTCCGCTCGTTCGTCTGCTTGGGCATCCATTTTCAACCCTTGGGACAGGGTCCATCAGAAATgggtaagtaattttttttttcggttttttcttGGCATAGTGGGCGCCAAATTGCGGGGgcgcaatttgaaaaaaattgcgcTCTCTGGTGGCGGTTTCCTAAGACTTGAAGCCGCGTAGTGTAGCCATCTAATgagaaaatgtgtaaaaactgctaaaatttaaattgcaaaatctGATACATAAACTCTGCAACGGTAATGAAAGTACAACGATCTTCTAGAATTTTCCTACCAGCTGCCGCACAACACATTGTGAACGTTAACACCGTTTCCCATCAGGCCGACAGAAATTCGATTCTATTGTACTGTTTAGTTGGTCTGTGTCTCATGGATGGAGCTGCTAAATTTCACACATAAAATATATCGTTTTCTCCGTTTCCTTTAATCATTACTGTCCTACTGCCAATAGCGGCCTCTCTATTGCAATTTCAGAACTTCATATAGATACAGATACACCTATTTGTGCGCTATCAAGGCCATCATTACACATTACCTCATTTTATCTTTCATGTATTTTCCGCGATAATCAACGAAAGATGTACGTTCGGTTTGTCAAGAATTAAATCACGAATCCGCAATAATTAGTACTAGCTCTAGTTCATTTATCGGCACTTGTTAATAGTATGTTCAATGTATCGATTCAATGCATTTCTATACTTAGCATGCATCACCGATTTCCGTAAGTAGGTGACTGAATAACCAATCTATTTATTGTATCGTAAAAATAATGTAGAAAAACTCGTCCTAAAGCCGTCCGAGGCATGCCCCCATGTGTTTGTTAATCACCGAAATTTCACTACGACGTTAAACTCTATTGATCCCTTTGGTAAGCTTTATTCACCACTACGTCGCCACCCTGGACCCACCATATTCACTTGAAAAATCCATCAACATCAAGTATTGACTTTGTGTAAAAGAGTGTCATTGCGATGCTTCCCACTTCTGGaatattccatttttaaaataatccttCGCTGGATATTATTAGAACTCTCTACAGCTATTTTTGACGCTCTTTATTTAgtagcaaaaaatatttggtgTAGGTAATGGAACATTCCAGAAAATGCATAATCGCTTTGAAAATGGgacttgcttaatttttttttatctattttggAATTCAATAGGAAATTATGCTgcaaatcatgcaatttgGTGTAAAGGTCGAAGAATGAGAAAAACACGTTTTAGTTCGCTATGGAGTAAACAGTCTAGCAGGAACTTGCtttgtatataataattaaagctATAGGATTCAGTGATTTATCGAAGGTTCAGGATGTGTTAGACAAACACATTTCGCTATTTTCCAATTGAATTTAACCCCGACCAAAAGCCCAAGGCGCAAAAGCACTCTGACCCACCAGCCTAAAGTCGTTTCTACTGAAGAGTTTGGACAGCCTGTCGCACGAATACCTGAGGAAGCCGCTTGCGAAGTCCTCCCTCTGTAGTCCTGCTCCTCGTGATATCTCAGCGAAAAGCTCTTTCAGTTCTGGACATGACTATATATTGCTGTGatgtataaaaatatgaatttcaaaGTAAATGCTACCTATTCCATAAATACTCATAATCATTTATCAACTACAGGATTAATATCACTAGTTCCATTTcgagaatttatttaaacagatAAACCAGATTTATTACCAGCTCAATTTTGATTCAAGTTGCACAAATATTAGATTTCCGAAAGCCACCATAGATAAGCATTACTTACAAAGGCTGCTTACCTAGCTTATCGATGGCGCTTCCCCAAAGGTTCCCGTATAAATCAATACTCTTGGCTTTAGTTTATTACTTATGGCAAACTCTAATTAGCACGTTTATGTGCTGTATGcaaatttgtgtttgttgGGAACGTATGATTTAACTTCgcataaaacttttatgatattatctcgaatttttttatctcttctCATACCCGAAATTATTTAGTCATGAGCCTGCGTGCGTGCCGTAAATATGTACTTGGGCTTAGAAAGTATGAACAGATAACGTGGTACAGTGATTCGTGTATTCATTAATTCAGGGGGATACTGCTAGTTTTTGAGATGCAGAATGCTGAACGGAtgatttttgtcaaaaggtACTCAATTGCTTGGAGTAGAGTTTTGGTATATGagtaaaatgaattaaactcATTGGTGACAAAACTatgagaaaaattcaaatataattcCATTGTCCCGCCCTTAAGGCTGCAACGCAATCAGCTTAATTCCAGTAGGTGACCTTGCCAGTCAAATTGGTCGCTGTAATTAATCTGTTCAACATTTACTcttaatttattgtaaatggATTCCGATCAGTTTAAAGACCGGAAGTGCGGAAGCTTAGCATCAAGGCCCTGCGAATTGCCTAGGTTGTAATACGCATTAGAGACACATTAAAATGCAGGaaatattggattttttaTGTGTAAATTGAAATGAGCAGCCTTTTATATCCGTCTAATTGCGATAAATCAGCTTTTTATATATACCCAGTGATGTGAGAAAGTCTATGACATGTTGAAcatatttaagcaaaaaaaaatcttgaatgGGCCAAATTACAAAAGGGGCCATGCCAGTCAACATATCGTCAACATATCCCTGGTAGGTGAATCGACTTTtataaaaggtaaaaaaaattcgatttaaattctcatttttttggGTTGTTTAGCCCGGTTCGGTTAAACACTAATTTCTaatagaatttcattttttttaaattctagtATGTCttggcaattttcaaaaatctatatttttgTAGAATTAAGTGTTTGTTCTATGTTAAATACTACATAATGTTATTAGAAAAAGTCGTTTAGAATCGGGACTTTAGCCCATACACTAAATTTGCAAGTCCTGGGTCAACTttaatttgttacattttgttgtatttcccaaataaaaaaaatatttttaccaatttttgttttttttttaaattataaactattatcattaaataaattagaaaacacaTAAtctcatattaaatttaaagctcctCTAAATCTCCTTAATTTGCGCATTTTTCAATGCGGTATTAGAATTCTTTAAAAGCTGCCTGTATGTATTATCTAGAAATTAATAGAATTGCGTGTGgtattctattttttaatatttctgaataatttataatgtttTCTTGATAAAGTATTTCTTTCACTCTTgcccaaaacaaaaaagtccATTATCTTAAGGTCTAGCGATCTGGTAGGCCAATTCTCTTGGCTCATTCTCCAcaccatttttcatcaaattaatcatttagCTAAAAAAAggttatacatttttttatttatctaatCATAATAGTTggccattttaataaatcaaaaaatggcaaaaataaagtttttgactTATGTGaatacaacaaaatgtaaGAAATCAAAGTTGATTGAGGACTTTCAAATTTGGTTATGGGCTtatgtgacgattttaaacATTCTAACGTTTCTTAATAACATTACGTATTATTTGATACAGGAAATATACTTTACTCTACTCGAAAAtaggttttttgaaaatttccaggttgtacttaattttctaaaaatggaATTGTCAGAGATTTGTCTTTAACCAAGACCGGCTGAACCTAAAAAAATGactatttaaattcaaaatttttgacctTTTACAAGAGTCAGTTCACCTATCCGGAAACACATGGTATGTTATTTAATGTAAGatcaaaaaagtgtaaaatcATGTTTTTGTGATATGTGTATACCGGACCCTCATTTTGTAGTAGTTCCTggtaaatttgtataaataatcCTTGAAGAATTTCCGTGTTTTTGATCGAATTGCAACGTACACAACTCTTCATATAAGTTTAAAAAGAATCGATTGGCCTATGTGTTTTCACTTGTACATAGTCAAATGCCTtctacaaatttaaaaaagctgcGATTTAAGGAACTTAGAATTACGCAGGAGCTATCACAACAGACCTGCAACAACTATAATTTTCCGGCTTTAAGATGAATAAAGCTTATAATGAAAGCTGCTGTTTTGGTGATTTAAGTGTTAAATAGCGTTTGTCGTCTCTAtcacaaatttttacaattttgcttGCAAGGCACAACAATAAGTGTGATGATTTTGTTGGCAAATCATAATTGTTATCATATTTATGGTAAAATTGAATTAGATATTTCCTTATGTTCACAAGTGGTGATGTTCAAGAAAAACACTTTGGAGCGGTGTTTTTGCTCTTCTTTTAAGTAAATGGAGGAAATGATAAACAATCAATAGCAAACAATTTCCTTCTCAAATAATATCAATTGTTAATTGCCATAGAATCTTAATAATGCATTTCTGGAATTATATTTAGTTGGCCGAAACTAGAAAGAACTAGTGAAGATGCATGTAACAGTGACCTTTCAAAATCCACTAGAAATATTCGTACTATTGACGCAAGTTCATATCGCTATGTTCACGAGGCAAAACAGCGATTCCGGTCTACTTAATCATTTCTTCATCCCAAGGGTCGAACGGTTATCAATGCATTATTGTTTATAGAATGGACATCAGAGGTTGCCTACCCAAGACACTCCGTGTATCTCAGCTTGCACAACTGCCACGAATCTGTCATCTCTTGGAGATTCGTCCTCAACCATATATCACAACCACAACTCGAGAAGAATGAACTTGGAAGAAAATCTAAGGACGACAATACCTGAAATTCAGCCTTTACAAGAGAACAAGGACAAAGATGAACAGTTTTCGGTGCCAGAACTGCCGATAGAGAAGAAGAAAGTGCCATTAGGGCAGATCAAAACACAGGTAAGATGCTATGTGGATATATATTGCATTATAATACATACTGCATAATAATgcaactttttcaaaattgcccGAATTTAGGTAAAGATCCTGCAATCAAAACTTCAACTTGAAGTTTTGAACAATTtgtgaatattaaaaacgatcaatttttacttaaaatttcggttttataCGTTAATTTGATTGGCCACAAAATACGAAAAACTTTGTATATGTGAGAAGTCACCATTAATAGCATGGAATAGTATAAAACCGTTAGACAAAATTCAGTATGCAACGTGTGTCGAAGCTTTACGATCCCTAGAAGGGATATGGGAACTTCAACCGgactaaaataaaagtttctaaaattCTGTAGTCCGAAATTCGTATACAAAGAGGGCTAAAAGTCCCGCATACACTCGTTAAAAAtggaaggaaatatttttcataaatatgctGAAACatgtcaaatattatttttagttatgcattttttgacgtaacccCTATGTAATATTCCCATATCTAAGTTCaatagttattaaaaatttgcgcAATATGGCAATTAGAGTCGTTTGCTAGATCACCTGACCTCACCTTTATGggcttttttttatggagttATCAGAAACATAAGGTCTTTTTAAATAAGCCCAACAATATAACAAAGGTAAAAGTTCgaatatttaatacattaaattatagtagtttatattgttgttttttaagtattaatagttctatagttttttctattttttattttttttttcacaaattgttGCATTTAGATATgggtatgttacatgaaatatgttcagaatttcttaGAGAACTTAACAacatcataatatacatggggtttGCAAATCCTCTCAAATCGTGCAACCCaatttgcaggatttggaAATCACTGTGTCTTATCTCGACCAAATCAATGTTTTGCCAACCTTAAGGTATcatattttatacatttttgaagCTTGGTACAGACGCGAACGTGTTATCGCATAACGAACAATACAACGATCCGATCGTCGAATAAAACACTAATTTGGATAAGACAACAAATCCGTAAGATTTGCAAACCTGTTTGCAAATGTGTATCCTGCCCTGTTGAAATTAGTGTTTTGTTCGGTGTTCCGTTCATTGAATCAGGTCTGTATGAAGGTTTACTCCTGTTTCATGCGCCTTTACGCAACAGACGCTGCATGTTAATGATTACAGAGTATTTTGAACCATTTAAACGCATAGATTGCTGTAGAACAATTCCGAAGCTCCGATTCTTTCTGCATGGCATCGTAGAATGGGAATGcataaatatttcgatattaACGCAACCTATAGATAACAGTACTAAATACGAGGATAATCCCAGAAGTAtccgacctaacacttaaaaaaaggggaaaatattacatttctcaacatagtttCCTTTAACATTTCCCCAGCAATTTGTCCATGGGGAAGCTTCGAATGTCTCAAAagaggcatcaacctcgggctccacctcttcattctTGGCAAAACTCTTTCTgccaaaacattttttcaagtttggaaataggaAACAATCTGAAGGACTTAATTTTGGCGAAAAAGGTGggcgagaaaaaaaatcgaaaccaAATTCATTTACGTTGTATTGATGAAATAAGACTttatttttcgccaaatgcggtcgctttttcccaTTCTCCCTTTTGAGGCCATCATTTCGACTGTTCTTCCGTTTCAaatgtgaaatgatggacccacgtccattttttccatgtttccaTTTAATTCATGTTTATGAAtagacgcaaaaactcggctttattgccgCGAAACTTTGACAAACACTCACTCGAAACATCTTCACGGcactttttttgttcattttacGTACAGCTTTTTCATGTTTAATTGTTTCGTCAAAATGCGAATTTTGGTACTTTTCGAAATGCCTAACAAGTCTGTTAACTCGCGCAATTTTAGCTGACGGTTTTCCGATACAGTTTTGTAGATATTCGCCAGAATTTCTAGAGAGATCAAATCTGTAGTGTCATAGGGTTGACTATCGCGGAATTCGTCTTCGAAGCTGATACGGCCGCGTTTGAACTCTGccactcaatattttacagtttgtAACGAAGGACCTGGTTTCTTCAGAGCAAAACTAAACTTCGGTTTGACATTGGATGGACtaagatctttcaaatgagAGTATTGATATCGAGGACCAATTTCTTCGATGGTAACGAAATCTGTAAAAGCGTTCATTAAGAAGggctccaaaacaaacacgaATCGACGAAGCATCCTCAACCCTTAAACAAGAGTTTTTTATGGAtaggtttttgaaataaaggcaaattttaaacataatttcacCATCTATATATCAGGTCgggtatttttggaaataaccTCGGATGTAACGGCGATGCGCAAGAGTGCACGGTTATCGCTGCAGTTCACCTTTATCTAGCTGCAAAGGCTCTTTGAGGGGCCTTCAAAGGGGACCCGACCTGAACTTTATATGCAAGGTGTTTCAACAAAATCTGCCAAATTATAGCGCCAACTTTTGGCATTTTCTGAAAAAGTAATCTGCTACTTACCACCAATATGATTTATTACTTAtatgacgtttttttttagcattattGATAGTGGCATTAACAAAGCACAATTGAGGCGatccaagtaaaaaaaaatcttgatatCATTATTTTTCGTGTTAATTGGTTGTTGAGATTCGCGTCTTTGTTGGTGTCACATCTAAGTTCTATGATTTCGTCGGCAGGTTGCTAATTGAAGATTTTGGTgcaataaaaaggaaaactcCCTGTACATCAGTGCAAACctaaatttcctatttaagGAACATTTACTTACATTTTCTTAGAGAAGTTGGCCATCATTTCGCTTCCAAGCTTTCCTCATAATACCGGGCTATTTCGCTTCTGACTCCACATCATATGTTGATcgtatttttccaaatttggcCTCAATTTCTCCATCAAAAAGCGccgaatttgtttatatagcACAAAAACAACACGTCAATATCACAACCCACACAGCCAAATGCAATTGAAATAGAAACACTTCCTGGGGTAGTTTCCACTGAACTTgatgttaattaaaatcggTCAAACTAACCGGACGTCAGTGCAAAGCCAACTTCTGGTATGATTTCTGCGAACGCGATTCGTGTATTGcctgaatattaatttaatggaCGTCGGAATAGAGtatcaacaaaataataaaggtTCTTCGTAAATGGTGTTATGGACATTACGGTAGGAAATTATAAAACGATAAGGACGAAGTTTGATCGTGTGGGgaatagttaataaaaaattaacttgaaGTTAGAGGGGGCACATGATATGTTATAAAACTCTGCTCGCAAATAATAATCAGTTTAATCAGTTCTCGCGTCAAATTGTCGATCCaggcaatttatttttcttattaaaattgtgCTGTCTGGACGTTGACTATAGCCAGGCAATAAAGCAATGCGGGTCCTAGTGCGTGCGGATACTCACGTTACGTTTTCTTTACCGGACACCGAGCCTAAACCTAAATGTACTTGGTCTCAGGTGGGACCACCCAAGCTCAAACCAGCCCAACCCCGCCCTAATTTCAATCATATTTATTACAGTTACTTACCGCCATTGTAGTGTCCTGGGTGTCCATGATCATTGGGTACTGTTCAGCCTACACCTCTCCAGCAGCCCTCTCGTTGGAAAGAGACTTCAAGCTCGATGAGAATAAGGTAGGTTTAAACGACTGCTAACTAGAAACGATTTATTATTAGGtcagaaaaattattccaattaaaaaaaggccATAATATTCAAGCCATCTTTAAATGGATTGTGCTTCTCAATTTGCATGTAAACAGattataattgatattttgatcaCTTTAGAACAATCGTTCTTATCGAAGTAATGTGAGGCAATTATTCTTGCTAAGACCTTATCGACGTGCCCTCGTTTCCTGTGTTTTTACAGAAACTCTATTCTTGTGCTGGCAAATTAGTcaggatatttatttttcggacCTTGCCTAACATATTTTTGATAGTAGCTGAACATAAGGGAATAACATCGCAATAATTTTCAAGCTGCGTTTATTCCTCGGCATGAATTTTGTATCTTATGTTACGTCACGATTTGTTCTAAAATTTCACGTCTGTGATCAATAGCAGCTTTAATGTATTACTCTATTACTCAAAAATTGCTTTGGTGGAGATTTTTCGAACAGTTACCATACCATTTTGCcatcacatttttggaaatcgCTGCTAGATGGTggccatatacagggtgtacatGTCATCATGGTGACACTTGAGGATTGAAGGTATAGTATTCtgtgaaataacaaaaacaaatctaaTAGATCCATGgcaaaaacgcaccatttccGATATATAGggtgaaaatatttctcattttttctcttagtttttataatattgttttcgtttcaatttttgtttttgttttaggaGACTTGCTAAATGTTATGAATAGATTCAAATTGCTAATaactgatttattttattacttcgtTTATAGCCGTAATTTACATCGAGAGATACTTTTGGAAATTCTacgaaaaaagtaaaagtctGGATAATTCCGTAACCGACTAAAAAGCTAAAGAATTGaagaaggaatttaaattgagcGACTGAATCCATACAGcctattccaaaaaaaatgagaCATGACCCAAAAAACATAGTACCCTGTATATGGCTCTCGatcattttgatatttcgattttctcaaaaattttattcgagGCATGCgtgagaaaaacgcaaaatacgAAAAAGAATGTGTAATTTTGCTACCATGTATGTCATAAATGTTACGTTCTCGACCATGTAcctattaacattttttaaatatttttcagagtACTATCGTTCCCTAAAATATCTCCATGTTGATATGctacatcctgtataataatgATATTTAGTAAACACAGGTTGATGATGGGTTAAGCACAATTTAAGTTACAAAAGATATATTCTTTGACGCACAATATGCGAATATTTAACAACTTCCTTCCTTGTTTCAGCTCTCATGGATCACAAGTCTCATGCCTTTAGGAGCCTTAGGAGGAGGTCTTCTCGGGGGGCTTCTAATCGAGAACTTGGGTAGAAAGTGGACGATCCTACTAGCAGACCTATTATTCCTAGTTGCATTTCTTGTGAATTTCTTCGCACAAAGCTACATTTACATGTATACAAGCCGAGTCATATCAGGAGTCAGTGTTGGAATATTGTCCTTGACTCTTCCGGTGTACTTAGCAGAAACCATTCAGCCGGAAGTACGAGGAACTCTAGGGTTACTTCCCACTGCCTTCGGTAACATTGGAATCCTTCTGTGCTACATGTTCGGTACCTTCTTCGAGTGGAGGCAACTGGCTCTAGTCGGCGTGGTACTTGCCATTCCATTTGTGATAGTATTCTGGGTGATAAAAGAGACCCCAAGGTTCCTAGTTTCAAGGGGTAAAGAGGACGAGACGCAGCAGGCCTTACAATGGCTGCGCGGTGCTAACACTAACATTGATAAGGAGTTTCACGAGTTGAAAAAGAGTTTCCAAGAAGAAGCTGAAAGTGACGAGGGAGCTTTGGAAAGCCTGAAAAATCTCTTCTCAGTTAATAATGTCAAGCCTCTGTGCATCGTCTTGGGACTAATGTTTTTCCAACAATGGAGCGGCATCAATGCCGTCATCTTCAACACCACCAAGATATTCAAAGAGTCCGGAACAAACTTACCCGAGTCTCTTTGCACCACTATCGTGGGAATCGTCAACTTCGTGTCAACATTCATAGCGGCAGCACTAATTGACAAACTCGGCAGGAAAGTCCTGCTATATATTTCTGCTATTTCAATGATAGTCTCCCTAGGGGTACTTGGGGCCTACTTCTTCCTAAAAGATGCCACTAACGTTGACGTGAAATTCTTAGGATTC
This region of Euwallacea fornicatus isolate EFF26 chromosome 3, ASM4011564v1, whole genome shotgun sequence genomic DNA includes:
- the LOC136350396 gene encoding facilitated trehalose transporter Tret1-like isoform X1; translation: MTKTDREYYCRVPSARRCNNPSARSSAWASIFNPWDRVHQKWNGHQRLPTQDTPCISACTTATNLSSLGDSSSTIYHNHNSRRMNLEENLRTTIPEIQPLQENKDKDEQFSVPELPIEKKKVPLGQIKTQLLTAIVVSWVSMIIGYCSAYTSPAALSLERDFKLDENKLSWITSLMPLGALGGGLLGGLLIENLGRKWTILLADLLFLVAFLVNFFAQSYIYMYTSRVISGVSVGILSLTLPVYLAETIQPEVRGTLGLLPTAFGNIGILLCYMFGTFFEWRQLALVGVVLAIPFVIVFWVIKETPRFLVSRGKEDETQQALQWLRGANTNIDKEFHELKKSFQEEAESDEGALESLKNLFSVNNVKPLCIVLGLMFFQQWSGINAVIFNTTKIFKESGTNLPESLCTTIVGIVNFVSTFIAAALIDKLGRKVLLYISAISMIVSLGVLGAYFFLKDATNVDVKFLGFLPLASFIIYVLGFSLGHGPVPWLMMGEILPAKIRGTAASVATSFNWSCTFIVTKIFLQLAELIGFHFTFWIFCGLMVLSLLFTIFFVPETRGQSLADIEKKMAGMEVRRMSSVANLKPMPSSF
- the LOC136350396 gene encoding facilitated trehalose transporter Tret1-like isoform X3, which gives rise to MRVLVRADTHVTFSLPDTEPKPKCTWSQLLTAIVVSWVSMIIGYCSAYTSPAALSLERDFKLDENKLSWITSLMPLGALGGGLLGGLLIENLGRKWTILLADLLFLVAFLVNFFAQSYIYMYTSRVISGVSVGILSLTLPVYLAETIQPEVRGTLGLLPTAFGNIGILLCYMFGTFFEWRQLALVGVVLAIPFVIVFWVIKETPRFLVSRGKEDETQQALQWLRGANTNIDKEFHELKKSFQEEAESDEGALESLKNLFSVNNVKPLCIVLGLMFFQQWSGINAVIFNTTKIFKESGTNLPESLCTTIVGIVNFVSTFIAAALIDKLGRKVLLYISAISMIVSLGVLGAYFFLKDATNVDVKFLGFLPLASFIIYVLGFSLGHGPVPWLMMGEILPAKIRGTAASVATSFNWSCTFIVTKIFLQLAELIGFHFTFWIFCGLMVLSLLFTIFFVPETRGQSLADIEKKMAGMEVRRMSSVANLKPMPSSF
- the LOC136350396 gene encoding facilitated trehalose transporter Tret1-like isoform X2, with amino-acid sequence MNLEENLRTTIPEIQPLQENKDKDEQFSVPELPIEKKKVPLGQIKTQLLTAIVVSWVSMIIGYCSAYTSPAALSLERDFKLDENKLSWITSLMPLGALGGGLLGGLLIENLGRKWTILLADLLFLVAFLVNFFAQSYIYMYTSRVISGVSVGILSLTLPVYLAETIQPEVRGTLGLLPTAFGNIGILLCYMFGTFFEWRQLALVGVVLAIPFVIVFWVIKETPRFLVSRGKEDETQQALQWLRGANTNIDKEFHELKKSFQEEAESDEGALESLKNLFSVNNVKPLCIVLGLMFFQQWSGINAVIFNTTKIFKESGTNLPESLCTTIVGIVNFVSTFIAAALIDKLGRKVLLYISAISMIVSLGVLGAYFFLKDATNVDVKFLGFLPLASFIIYVLGFSLGHGPVPWLMMGEILPAKIRGTAASVATSFNWSCTFIVTKIFLQLAELIGFHFTFWIFCGLMVLSLLFTIFFVPETRGQSLADIEKKMAGMEVRRMSSVANLKPMPSSF